In Amia ocellicauda isolate fAmiCal2 chromosome 7, fAmiCal2.hap1, whole genome shotgun sequence, the genomic window TTGTCTCCTGATTGGCTACATGCAGCTCTGATTGGTCCAGTGGAGATGGCGGAACATGCCCCCTCTGTGGCCCTGGATGCCGTGCTTAAGGAGAGCTCCGCCCTGCCTGAGGGTACCCCAAAGATCAAAGGTTACGAGTTCAACCTGGGGGTGGATCACCGGGCCCTGCTGCAGTCCTACATGCACACGGGTTTCCAGGCCACCAGCTTCGCACAGGCGGTGCTGGAAATCAACAACatggtgagagggagggagagggagagggagagggagagggagagggaaagaagTACAGAGATGCTCATGGACATTCCTCTCTCTCAGATAGAGAAGCGCCTGGAGCTGCCGGGGGAGTTGGAGGAGAGTGAGGTGACCTCTGACCTCGGCCCCCCCCGCTCGGGCTGTACCATCTTCCTGGGCTTCACCTCCAATCTGATCAGCTCCGGAGTCCGAGAGAGCATCCGCTACCTCGCCGAGCACAGGATGGTATGACCTTCTGTcctgtgtgccctgtgtgtctcctctcATGCTCCacgcaatctctctctctctctcagtctctgtgGATCATGGCACAGTCGTGTATCTTCAGTATCCTGTATGCAGGGATGGcagggttacttttaaaaagtattccgttAGAGAATACTGAtgaccttgttttgaaaatcaTCAGTTAgctaatccaatacattactccaAGTGCAtaacgtaatcagaatacttcTTTATTAAAAGAACAAATGCAGTTGAGTTCAAGAAGTGAATCACAATGTACACATTCTCAAATGGATGACagattgaaattgtttatttttatccacagtacaaacaattaaaatggtaattttGCATCAGTTGAATTTTCTTGCGTATTTATATTTTGCACATGTAGTAGTGGATGCACTTTTAAACAAGCGAAACTGCATTTTGATaccctttacatttttacaaaccgACATAAATCAGACATCAATAATGCCTTCATGTCACAGAAGTGCGTTCTGCGTCACTGTAATGCAGGCGTCGGTTTCAGTTTTCTAATCACTGATATCAAGAAACATGTTCTTGAAAACTTAAAGAGGTGCCTTCTCTGTAAACTGTACGTGCGTTTAATGCTTATAAAGACTACACTTTATTGTGTTCTATCTGTGGAGATACAcggatcaagcaacttgctataATAAAGGGGGTTTAAATGCCATGTCTTGTTATCCATGAGAATGGCAGTCACCGGTTTCAATTCAGCGGCACCAAAAACACACCTGAAATCAACGCAGGCGGGATTGTTACGCATCAACAAGGAGGGATGTTGTTGTGCAAAACCCGTCTGACACGAGGAACTGTAGCGGAAATAGTTTTCACAATCCTGTAACCTGACTGCGTAAGCCACTACTTGTATCCATTATCCCAGCCCTGCCTGTGTCTTCCGACCCCCTCCTCAGCAAGACACGCAGAGAGACGGTACAGGGTGGACGTGTTTGTCTGTCAGGGTGTAGATATGATCAGGACTCTGACTCGGGTCACTGTGTGGAGAGGCAGGTCAGGATCCACaggctgctgctcacacagacGAACCAATGCAAACCCCGAGCGTCTGAAATGGGGTCTGCGTCAACCCCACATACTCTGTGTACTGCAGTATCTCCTGCATGTCGTTTGGGTCGGGCAGGGGTGGAAGGAGTGGGTCTCCAGTGAGGCTTCCTGTGGGATTCCTCAGCGTGGAATTGAAAGTGTTTATTTTGCGCTCGGAAAGCTGCGCCGCTGTCAGACAAGTTGTGCTTCATGTTCAGTTATTATAATGTGCGATTATCCGGTGTGTCCAGCCTGGTGTCTGTCCTGTCTGTCTCCTCTCATGttccacactctctctctctctcaggtggacGTGATCGTGACCACTGCGGGGGGGGTGGAGGAGGACCTGATCAAGTGTCTGGCCCCCACTTACCTGGGGGAGTTCAGCCTGCCAGGCAGGGAGCTGCGACAGAGGGGCATCAACAGGTCTGTCACCTGGACTGACGGCATTCTGTAACTGACCCGTCTGTCTGACTCGTCCCATTTACATGCCCTGTGCTGAACGCTGTGCTGAACCTGTCCCTCAGGATTGGGAATCTGTTGGTGCCCAATGACAATTACTGCCATTTCGAGGAGTGGCTGATGCCCATCCTGGACCAGATGGTGCTGGAACAGAAGACTGAGGTGAGACAGACTGCCCCCCCGCCTCTCTCCTCCACCAAGCCTCACTTCCTTCCTTtctcctcactctctctctctctctctctctctcagggcacACACTGGACTCCATCTAAGATGATCCATCGACTTGGCAAGGAGATCAACAACCCAGAGTCCGTGTACTACTGGGCGTACAAGGTGAGCCTGACCCTGACACACCGACGTGctgacacattgacacactgaaacactgactgactcactgacacactcacgtTGAGACACTGGgacactgtgtgtctgtctggtgCAGAACAAAATCCCTGTGTTCAGCCCGGCCCTGACGGACGGCTCTCTTGGCGACATGATCTACTTCCACTCCTACAAGAACCCAGGACTGCAGCTGGACATTGTGGAGGGTACGTCTGCCGGTGTCTGCCGGTGTCTGCCGGTGTCTGCCGGTGTCTGCCGGTGTCTGCCGCTGTGTTGTtgacagtgttgtgttgtgcagaTATCCGGGGGATGAACAGTCAGGCTGTGTTTGCGCGGCGCACCGGGATGATTATTCTGGGAGGAGGACTGGTCAAGCACCACATCGCCAATGCCAACCTCATGGTaaccctgacccctgacctcacCACACTGTCATTCTTTACGGGGGCCCTGCCTGCTGTCATctcaccccctccctccctctctctcccctccgcAGAGGAACGGCGCTGACTTTGCGGTGTTTGTCAACACCGGGCAGGAGTTTGATGGCTCAGACTCGGGCGCCCGGCCAGACGAGGCCGTGTCCTGGGGCAAGATCCGCCTGGATGCCAAGCCGGTTAAGGTAACGACAACGTTGCCACACACACTGTTGCcgcacacactgtcactgtacacACAGATGTGTTGATCTGCTGCTGATAGGCGGTGAATGGTGTCAGTGTAAGCGGTGTCCACCGGCTTGGGCTGCTCACcggctctctgtgctgcaggTCTACGCGGACGCCACGCTGGTCTTCCCGCTGCTGGTGGCGGAGACGTTCGCTCGGCACGCTGACCGGCTGACCGCGGCCGGCAAGAAGGACTGAGCGCTCCGTCCCCGTCTCTACGCACCAGAGATATCgccgccgcagctggggagaggACTGACACTGCTGCACGTTCATTTAGggctttatgtttttttaaacgcGTGTGTAtttcgacacacacacacacgtccgtAGGGGTGTGTGAATATAGGAATGGACAGGGTGGCAGAGGTGCGGACCCAGCGGCGCTGCAGGCTTCTCCCAGAGAGGAACAGCGTCCCACTGCGTTGTTATCCTCGTCTCCTGTGGGACTCTCTCTGGGCGGGCAGCGGTGCTTTTAATAGTCATAAAGTAGCAGAGTTTGCAGAACGGAGTA contains:
- the dhps gene encoding deoxyhypusine synthase, whose translation is MAEHAPSVALDAVLKESSALPEGTPKIKGYEFNLGVDHRALLQSYMHTGFQATSFAQAVLEINNMIEKRLELPGELEESEVTSDLGPPRSGCTIFLGFTSNLISSGVRESIRYLAEHRMVDVIVTTAGGVEEDLIKCLAPTYLGEFSLPGRELRQRGINRIGNLLVPNDNYCHFEEWLMPILDQMVLEQKTEGTHWTPSKMIHRLGKEINNPESVYYWAYKNKIPVFSPALTDGSLGDMIYFHSYKNPGLQLDIVEDIRGMNSQAVFARRTGMIILGGGLVKHHIANANLMRNGADFAVFVNTGQEFDGSDSGARPDEAVSWGKIRLDAKPVKVYADATLVFPLLVAETFARHADRLTAAGKKD